In one window of Nevskiales bacterium DNA:
- a CDS encoding nitrite/sulfite reductase, with product MYRYDSFDQTLVNERVAQFRDQTRRFLAGELGEDEFRALRLRNGLYVQRFAPMLRVAIPYGLLSSKQLRMLAHIARTYDKGYGHFSTRQNIQYNWPELERVPDILAELASVEMHAIQTSGNCIRNITTDPLAGVAADEIEDPRPYCEITRQWSTFHPEFNWLPRKFKIAFSASAQERAAMQTHDIGVRLVRNEKGALGFSIYVGGGLGRTPILSVRIRDWLEREHLLSYLEAILRVYNRLGRRDNIHKARIKILVKALGAEKFTQMVEAEWARIKGAPGLTLVEDDFKAMQAHFVPPAYDPAAANDRNFAQRLAEIPAFASWAKHNLRAHKAPGYKAVFVSLKAPGIPPGDCTHEQMDAIADLADRYSFGEVRVTHNQNLVLADVKQADLYGLWGELRRLNLATPNIGTLTDMICCPGLDFCSLANAGSIGVAAEINERFDSLDYVYDLGEIEVKMSGCMNGCGHHSVGHIGILGVEKIRKVVIDGQKHEIKEEWYQLMLGGSSSNDAALGEKIGPSISRQDVVGAIGKILNVYLRERQAG from the coding sequence ATGTATCGCTACGACAGTTTCGACCAGACTCTGGTCAACGAGCGCGTTGCGCAGTTCCGCGACCAGACCCGGCGCTTCCTGGCCGGTGAGCTGGGCGAGGACGAGTTCCGCGCCCTGCGCCTGCGCAACGGGCTGTACGTGCAGCGCTTCGCGCCCATGCTGCGCGTGGCCATCCCCTATGGCCTGCTGTCCTCCAAGCAGCTGCGCATGCTGGCGCATATCGCACGCACCTATGACAAAGGCTACGGCCATTTCTCCACTCGCCAGAACATCCAGTACAACTGGCCGGAACTGGAACGCGTGCCGGACATCCTGGCGGAGCTCGCCAGTGTCGAGATGCACGCCATCCAGACCAGCGGCAACTGCATCCGCAACATCACCACGGACCCCCTCGCCGGCGTCGCCGCGGACGAGATCGAGGACCCGCGCCCCTACTGCGAGATCACGCGCCAGTGGTCCACCTTCCACCCGGAGTTCAACTGGCTGCCGCGCAAGTTCAAGATCGCCTTCAGCGCCTCCGCGCAGGAGCGCGCGGCGATGCAGACGCACGACATCGGCGTGCGCCTGGTGCGCAACGAAAAGGGCGCACTGGGTTTTTCGATCTATGTCGGCGGCGGGCTGGGCCGCACCCCCATCCTGTCGGTGCGCATCCGCGACTGGCTCGAGCGCGAGCACCTGCTGTCCTACCTCGAGGCCATCCTGCGCGTATACAACCGCCTCGGCCGGCGCGACAACATCCACAAGGCGCGCATCAAGATCCTGGTCAAGGCGCTGGGCGCGGAAAAGTTCACGCAGATGGTCGAGGCCGAGTGGGCCAGGATCAAGGGCGCGCCGGGCCTGACGCTGGTGGAGGACGACTTCAAGGCCATGCAGGCGCATTTCGTGCCGCCGGCCTACGATCCCGCCGCCGCCAACGACCGCAACTTCGCGCAGCGGCTGGCGGAAATCCCGGCCTTCGCCAGCTGGGCGAAACACAACCTGCGCGCGCACAAAGCGCCAGGCTACAAGGCCGTGTTCGTGTCGCTCAAGGCGCCGGGCATCCCGCCCGGCGACTGCACGCACGAGCAGATGGATGCGATCGCGGACCTCGCCGATCGCTACAGCTTCGGTGAGGTGCGTGTCACTCACAACCAGAACCTGGTGCTGGCCGACGTGAAACAGGCCGATCTGTATGGGCTGTGGGGCGAACTGCGACGCCTGAACCTGGCCACGCCCAACATCGGCACCCTGACCGACATGATCTGCTGCCCGGGCCTGGATTTCTGCTCGCTGGCCAATGCCGGCTCGATCGGCGTCGCTGCCGAAATCAACGAGCGCTTCGACAGCCTGGACTACGTCTATGATCTGGGCGAGATCGAAGTGAAGATGTCCGGCTGCATGAACGGCTGCGGCCACCACAGCGTGGGCCACATCGGCATCCTGGGCGTGGAAAAGATCCGCAAGGTCGTGATCGACGGCCAGAAGCACGAGATCAAGGAAGAGTGGTACCAGCTGATGCTGGGCGGCAGCTCGTCCAACGACGCCGCGCTCGGCGAGAAGATCGGGCCCTCGATCTCGCGCCAGGACGTGGTCGGCGCGATCGGGAAGATCCTGAACGTCTATCTACGCGAACGGCAGGCGGGG